In Sphingopyxis sp. FD7, a single window of DNA contains:
- a CDS encoding YiiX/YebB-like N1pC/P60 family cysteine hydrolase: MQRIDIDRLRPGDIILTANRTKAGKLVRVASRGIVSHAMICVQHGSIIDSTADGVQAWNLQREYFHEDEAVFAFRLRNALSPAEMARVIDFARSEIGTRYSKSEAARSVLGGAKPRGSRQFCSRLVARAYGSIGIWLVPDQDYCTPEDLRKSPLLVELEDVTQAVSVAEMEAIAARPNPLQEMRDSQNAVLTAGRKLDPTIENFNDLDKVVRNHPEWDSAIAQAYRDSGYLDIWKHELQAHPYRYDLAVMESIVAPEMLADLRTYCVDTIREAYSGGVRFAINLAHYQAAQNASERETLKLLIQLYETLVRNHELRVETARAWLLRHHPADVAQYMERVVPHSELWFSIVDRVEPQLGVIARHAIRRAKSINVCSSCGDPARDYGLANAADAMPGVPSLRLCDDCVAIRRGFGEELYPLA, from the coding sequence ATGCAGCGGATTGACATAGACAGGCTACGGCCCGGGGACATTATCCTTACCGCCAACCGGACCAAGGCTGGAAAGCTCGTGCGCGTAGCAAGCAGGGGTATCGTTTCCCATGCAATGATCTGCGTGCAACACGGGTCTATCATCGATTCAACCGCTGACGGGGTTCAGGCTTGGAACCTGCAACGCGAGTATTTCCACGAAGACGAAGCGGTCTTTGCCTTCCGGTTGCGAAACGCACTGTCACCTGCCGAAATGGCGCGCGTCATTGATTTCGCTCGCTCCGAGATAGGTACAAGATATTCGAAATCGGAAGCGGCACGCTCGGTGCTTGGCGGTGCCAAGCCGCGCGGCAGCCGGCAATTTTGCTCGCGCCTGGTTGCTCGCGCCTATGGCAGCATTGGTATCTGGCTCGTGCCGGATCAGGACTACTGCACTCCGGAAGATCTGCGAAAGAGTCCGCTCCTCGTCGAACTGGAGGATGTGACGCAGGCTGTGTCGGTCGCCGAGATGGAGGCCATTGCGGCGCGCCCGAACCCGCTCCAAGAAATGCGCGACTCCCAGAATGCCGTCTTGACGGCGGGGCGTAAACTCGATCCCACAATCGAGAATTTCAACGATCTGGACAAGGTCGTGCGGAATCATCCGGAATGGGACTCCGCGATTGCACAGGCCTATCGGGATTCTGGCTACCTCGATATCTGGAAGCACGAACTTCAAGCGCATCCCTACCGATATGACCTTGCTGTGATGGAAAGCATCGTCGCCCCGGAAATGCTCGCCGACCTGCGGACCTATTGCGTCGATACGATCCGTGAAGCCTATTCAGGGGGTGTCAGGTTCGCAATCAACCTGGCGCATTATCAGGCCGCGCAAAATGCGAGCGAGCGAGAGACGCTGAAACTGCTGATTCAGCTTTATGAGACATTGGTTCGCAACCATGAGCTTCGGGTCGAGACTGCCCGCGCCTGGCTACTCCGGCACCATCCCGCAGACGTCGCCCAATACATGGAGAGAGTGGTTCCCCATTCCGAGTTATGGTTTTCGATCGTGGACCGCGTTGAGCCGCAGTTGGGCGTGATTGCTCGTCACGCGATACGAAGAGCGAAATCAATCAACGTCTGTTCTTCATGTGGCGATCCGGCGCGCGATTACGGGCTGGCCAATGCAGCCGACGCAATGCCGGGCGTGCCCTCTTTGCGGCTTTGCGACGATTGCGTTGCGATCAGGCGAGGTTTTGGAGAAGAACTTTACCCGCTGGCCTGA